The window CAGAAGAGAGAAATCGGGGGAATAGTTGAGATAAACACCCAGACCAAGAAGGTCGACGTCGTCGAGTACGCCAAGGAGCGCTGGGGTCTTCAGGTAATCGAGATTAAAGACATCTACGATGCCGTTTACTACTTCACCGGCCACAGAATTCCGAGGCCAGAGGCTCCGGCCTACGTCAAGATAGACACCTCATTCCTCAGGGATGACGCTCTGAAGGATTACCAGAACACAACTGCCTACTACCAGGAGACCCTCGAGAAGCTGAAGAAGAGCGACGTGAACTACGCGACTTACACGACCCTTATGGAGGCCCTCAACGAGGCCGCTGGAATTCTGAACCAGTCAAAGAGCGCCCTCGACGACGGAAGGTACTACACCACCCTCAGCAAGGACTTCCAGGCGAGGATAATAATCCGCCACGTGGACTGGTACCTGGGTGTTGAGGGTCCCGAGGACGTCCAGAAGATTCTGAAAACCGTGGAGTCTCAGATAAACGCCTCTGAGAAAATAGTCTCCAACGTCACGATAAGGGGTACTACGATGCTCCAGGCGGTGGCCGCCGCCGAGGAGAGGGTTGAGCAGGCAAAGAGCATACTCGACGAGGCCTGGAAGTACTACTACAGCAACGACTACTGGAACGCCGTTGGGGATGCCGCCTTTGCGTATGAGAGGGCAAAGACGGCCATATTCTGGGCCCGGCTCGGCGAAAGATTTGCCGGGGGCGATGTTATAAGCAGTGAAGTCGTCAAAGCCGTTGCGAGGGACTACATCGATGAGTCCAACCTTATAGTCACATACATAGAGTCAATGTACGGGACAGTCGGAGGAGACCTGAGTCAGAGCATAGTACAGGCGGAGCAGTACTACGAGGACGGCAAGTACTCTGCGGCACTGTTTACGGCAATGGAAGCCCGCGTACAGGCACAGGTATTCCTCGACACCCTCGGAATAGACAACCAGACCGTCCTCCTAGACAAGCTCAAGCGCATGAAGGAGGACGCCAAAGTTGCCATAGCCCTTGCCCAGAGCCAGGGCATAACGCCCGTGCTGGCGATGGCCTACTACGAGTTCGCCGAGAGTTACGAGGAGAATGGAAGCCCCGAGGACATTCAAACGGCTATGATATTCTACATGTACGCAAAGGAAACCGCTGGGCTCTTCCTCAGCACACTACCGACACCAGTGAACGTTCTGCGGGACAACACCACGGGCATTCCCCAGATAGTGATTCCAACCTCAACGGACTCCAAAACTGCAACGAACTCAGCAACGTCAACATCAAAGGCTCTAAGCGACGGACTGATAATAGCGCTCCTCGTTGGATCGTTCATCGTCGGAGCGGCCGTTGGTAAAAAGCTATGAATAGCCCGAGGGGAGAACCTTCACTCCCCTCTTCTTTAACAGTTTGACCTCCCATTCTGCAAGGCTCGGACAGACTGTGCAGCCCAGACGGTAGAAGCCTTCGTAATACAGTGGGTGCAGTTCGAAACCGCGCATGATAATGAAGAGCTGAACCATCATTCCGCTCCAAAACTTGATGGGCATGACTTCAAGGAACTTTCCAAGAATATCGTTCTTCCTCTCGATGACCGGAGGTTTAAGCCTCCTCCTTGCACTCTCCCCATCGCGGTCGCCGACCACTAAAAGCGGCCTCTCAAACTCACCCGCCGCTTTGTAGAGCGCCTCCACCTTCTGCCTCGTGCACCAGCGGTTCCTGTGGATCGGCATGCCAAACTCATCGAGCGGCATCGGGACATCCACGCGGACTAAGTTGATTTTAAGTTTTCTGGCGAGCTTCTCAACGTATTCATCCGTGAGCAGCATCTCGTATTCCATTCTGACGTAGATAGCCGTGACGTCCTTGAAGACCTCGCTGGCCAGTATCAGTGTGGCAGTCGAGTCTTTTCCACCGCTCCATGGGACAATGATGTCATAATCCTCAAACTGCCGCAGGAAGGCCTTGCTCGCCTCTGCAAAGGCATCGATGTAATCTTGGTTGAGCTCTATCAGACTCTCAAAGGAAACGTCCTCAGGACATGGGCACCTCCAGAGAACCTCAGTCGGAACGCCGAGCTTTTTGCTGACCTCGGCAACTTTGTTCGGACCGGAGAAGTAAACCTCTTGATTCATAAGCTTTCTAAGAACGAGGGAGTTTTCTCCCAGCTCAACGTCGAGAATACCTTTCATCGCCTTTCTGAAGTCCTCGCCGAGAGCCAGGTAGATGTCATAGTCGGGGTTTATCTCGATGCCGAAGGGATTATCCGGATTGAGCCTGTAAGCGCCACTCCACTCGATTCCAAGTCTGAATCTGGCCTTTATCTCCTCCAGGTGGCCGTAGAGCTCATCGACGCGCATGTTTCTGACGCGCTTGGTTCTCAAGAGCCGAACGTAGAAGGGCTTTCCAGTCTCGCGAAGGACCGGCAAAACATCTTCCATCAAATCCTTCTCCTTCTCGCCGAAGAGCAGAATAGGAATGTAGGGATCCCTCAGGAGTTCTTTGAGGACATCCTCAACCTCCCCAAAAGTCCTTCCGCCGCCGAGGCCCGAAACCTTTAGAAAACCCCCGTAGTTGCGCTCGTTTATATACTGAAGGGCTTTGGCGTCTTTCCTTGCCCTGGCCATCACGTGGAACATAGAAAAAGATTTTAGGGGAAGCTTAAAACCTTTGCCGCCGATGACGAGAACTCCCTGGACTGAGCCGTGATGAAGACCGGTTTCCTGAGGCTATGCCAGAGCCTTCAGGTACTCTACGTAGACCTTCTTAACCCTCCTCAGTGACTCTACACTCACCCACTCATCGGCGGAGTGCCAGTTCCCTCCGATGGGCCCGTAAACGATTGTTGGCTTGCCCAGATATGTTCCGAAGTAGTTGAAGTCCCCGACGCTCCTGCCGTAAGTTATCTCCAGCCCCCTTCCGAAGAGCGAGCCGCGGACCTTTTTGAAAAGGTTCACAAAGCGGTCGTTTTCCCTTACAGTGTAGGGCAGCATCTCGGGCGTTGGCCTCGGGAACCTCTCTATTTTGAGTTCGACCTTCAGATCGAGCCTCTCAGCAAGTTTTAGGAGCTCGCCCCTGACTTTTTCCCAGTCCTCACCAACGACAACGTGCCTGTCTATTATCGCCTTCGCATAGTCGGGAACGCTCAGGCCGTCGGCGGTTCCTTCGATGTGGAGCGTGCAGTATGAGCCCGTGCCGAGCTTCCTGTGCCTCTTAAAACGTATCCTTGAGAGGTTTCCAACGAGTTTCCCAAGCTCCTCAACGGCATTGATTCCAAACTCCGGCCGGGCTGCGTGGGCCTTTCTTCCAAAGGCCTCGACTTGGATCACGAATCGTCCCCTCGCGCCGAGCATCAGCTTCTCGTTAGTGGGCTCGGCAACGAGCACGATGTCGGCATCACTAAGTTTTCCACTCTCTATGAGCCTCCAGGTTCCCCGGGAATAGCCCTCCTCGTCGGAGACTGCGGTGAATATGATGTTCGGCCGCTCTCTTCTCGGAAGCTCAGCTATCTCAATGAAGGCAGCCATGATAGCGGCAAGACCTGCTTTCATGTCCGCACTGCCGAGGCCGTAAAATCTATCGCCATCGAGCTCGCCCCAGGGATTCCTTGTCCAGCCCTTCGAGAGATTCACGGTGTCCATGTGGCCGTTCAGAACAACGGTGTGGCCCTTACCAGGGAGATAGACAATCACGTCGTCGCCAAAGCCTTCAACCGGGAGGAGCTCCACCCTAAAGCCGTGCTCTTCAAGAAACGAGGCAATAAAACGGGAGATTTCTCCTTCTTCGCCAAAGGGAGAGCGAATGGAGACGAGCTTCTTGAGGAGTTCGAACTCCATGAGGATCACCAAAGACTAGAAATGGCAAGCATCTTAAAGCCCTTTCCCAAACACTTTTGCTTGTGCAGGCAAACTTTGTGGGACAAAGTCTGATCAAAGGATAAACTTCTCACTAAACGGGCAGGAAATGAGTTTGCATCTTTTTTAAGCTTGCCAATTTAAAGTGAGTTTAATTCAAAAAGCTGGCAAGTTAAGAGGTTTCCCCCTTAATGCCCAGAGGGGCATTATTTTGATGCGTAAACCCTGAAGAGTGACAATTTAAATGTAAACTCGCTTAGAAGTGGGCAACTTAGAATGAGATGCCAACTTTGATCAAACTTTTCGACAGAAAAGTTTGTTTTTTGGTGGACCGGGCGGGATTTGAACCCGCGGCCTCCGCCTTGCGAGGGCGGCGCTCATACCAGGCTGAGCTACCGGCCCACTCCCGGTTATAGTGAACCTGACCCAGCTTTAAAAAGTTTTGGTTATATTTCGGGCATTCCATAGACACAACGTAGATGAAAAATAGACGGTAGAAGGAAAGGCCATCACTTCTTTAGAATCTCAACTATCTGCTCGGCGACCTGGACGCCGGCCCTCATCTGGGCCTCGACGGTCGAGGCGCCGATGTGCGGGGTGAGGACAACGTTGTCGAACTTCGTAAGCGGATGACCCTCAGGCAGGGGCTCCTCCTCGAAGACGTCCAAGCCAGCTCCAGCAATCCAGCCCTCCCCGAGGGCCTTGACAAGGGCTTCGGTGTCTATAACGGCTCCCCTGGCCGCGTTGATAAGGATGGCGGTCGGCTTCATCAGCTTCAGCCGCTCCTCGTTTATCATGTGGTAGGTGGCATCGATAAGCGGGACGTGAAGCGTAACAACATCGCTCTCCTTGAGAAGCTCCTCCAGGCTGACGAACTTTCCTCCAACTTCTTTGGCCCTTTCCTCATCTGGATATGGGTCGTAGAGGAGGACGTTCATGCCAAGAGCCTTTGCTAGCTTGGCCACGTTGTAGCCTATTCTGCCGAAACCGACTACGCCTATGGTCTTTCCTTCGAGCTCGATCCCCATACACTGCTTCTTGGCCCAAACGCCCCCGCGCATCTTCCTGTCGGCGAAGGCTATCTTTCTGGCAACGGCAAACATGAGGGCGACGACAAGCTCAGCGACGCTCCTGCTTGATGCTCCAGGGCTGTTAACGACCTTTATGCCCCTCTCCTTGGCGGCATCAAGGTCGATGTTGTCGAGGCCGACGCCAGCCCTTCCGATAACCTTGAGCTTTGGAGCCGCCTCAATAACCTTCCGGGTCACCTTAGGCTTGCTCCTGACTATAATCGCCTCAACATCCTTGGCAAGCTCTATCAGTTTATCCTCATCTGGATACTCCTCACAAACTACCTCAAACCCAGCGTTCTTCAAAACCTCTATTGCCTTCTCGTGAAGCGGTGCGGCAACCAAAACCTTGACCACATTCATCCCCTCCTCTTTATTGCCATGAGCATGACCTGATCGGAGGTGTCCTCAGCGCGGTCGGCTATGTCTCCAATTTTCGTCAGTATCTGGTTCCATACAAGTTTTGCATAGGTTGTGACAGTCTCACTTTCAAAAACCTTGCCCTTAATGTCGTACTCAACTTCGTCAGCTTTCTCCTCGGCATCTTCAACGACCTTTGCGAGTTCTATGGCCCTGTCAACGTCGGAGTTGAGTGCATTGACAGCCTCGACAAGAACCTTGTACGTCTCGATGGCGGAATCCACAAGCTTCATGAGCTCATCCTTGAGCTCAAGCGGAACTTTCGGC of the Thermococcus onnurineus NA1 genome contains:
- a CDS encoding S16 family serine protease, giving the protein MKKAVVSLLILMLLLPFASFTAAQCPSEGHTVVLKAPAVSRTAEGELVGVATDFVITVAPGSGHVYVETWPLAEVDMQASARLAAQIAGKVLGVDMSKYDVFIQIKADSPIIGGPSAGGTMTVGIIAALEGWQVNPKVMMTGMINPDGTIGPVGGILEKAAAAHDVGAEVFLIPQGQRIQYVEETQKREIGGIVEINTQTKKVDVVEYAKERWGLQVIEIKDIYDAVYYFTGHRIPRPEAPAYVKIDTSFLRDDALKDYQNTTAYYQETLEKLKKSDVNYATYTTLMEALNEAAGILNQSKSALDDGRYYTTLSKDFQARIIIRHVDWYLGVEGPEDVQKILKTVESQINASEKIVSNVTIRGTTMLQAVAAAEERVEQAKSILDEAWKYYYSNDYWNAVGDAAFAYERAKTAIFWARLGERFAGGDVISSEVVKAVARDYIDESNLIVTYIESMYGTVGGDLSQSIVQAEQYYEDGKYSAALFTAMEARVQAQVFLDTLGIDNQTVLLDKLKRMKEDAKVAIALAQSQGITPVLAMAYYEFAESYEENGSPEDIQTAMIFYMYAKETAGLFLSTLPTPVNVLRDNTTGIPQIVIPTSTDSKTATNSATSTSKALSDGLIIALLVGSFIVGAAVGKKL
- a CDS encoding phosphoadenosine phosphosulfate reductase domain-containing protein, coding for MFHVMARARKDAKALQYINERNYGGFLKVSGLGGGRTFGEVEDVLKELLRDPYIPILLFGEKEKDLMEDVLPVLRETGKPFYVRLLRTKRVRNMRVDELYGHLEEIKARFRLGIEWSGAYRLNPDNPFGIEINPDYDIYLALGEDFRKAMKGILDVELGENSLVLRKLMNQEVYFSGPNKVAEVSKKLGVPTEVLWRCPCPEDVSFESLIELNQDYIDAFAEASKAFLRQFEDYDIIVPWSGGKDSTATLILASEVFKDVTAIYVRMEYEMLLTDEYVEKLARKLKINLVRVDVPMPLDEFGMPIHRNRWCTRQKVEALYKAAGEFERPLLVVGDRDGESARRRLKPPVIERKNDILGKFLEVMPIKFWSGMMVQLFIIMRGFELHPLYYEGFYRLGCTVCPSLAEWEVKLLKKRGVKVLPSGYS
- a CDS encoding M20 family metallopeptidase, producing MEFELLKKLVSIRSPFGEEGEISRFIASFLEEHGFRVELLPVEGFGDDVIVYLPGKGHTVVLNGHMDTVNLSKGWTRNPWGELDGDRFYGLGSADMKAGLAAIMAAFIEIAELPRRERPNIIFTAVSDEEGYSRGTWRLIESGKLSDADIVLVAEPTNEKLMLGARGRFVIQVEAFGRKAHAARPEFGINAVEELGKLVGNLSRIRFKRHRKLGTGSYCTLHIEGTADGLSVPDYAKAIIDRHVVVGEDWEKVRGELLKLAERLDLKVELKIERFPRPTPEMLPYTVRENDRFVNLFKKVRGSLFGRGLEITYGRSVGDFNYFGTYLGKPTIVYGPIGGNWHSADEWVSVESLRRVKKVYVEYLKALA
- a CDS encoding hydroxyacid dehydrogenase, which gives rise to MNVVKVLVAAPLHEKAIEVLKNAGFEVVCEEYPDEDKLIELAKDVEAIIVRSKPKVTRKVIEAAPKLKVIGRAGVGLDNIDLDAAKERGIKVVNSPGASSRSVAELVVALMFAVARKIAFADRKMRGGVWAKKQCMGIELEGKTIGVVGFGRIGYNVAKLAKALGMNVLLYDPYPDEERAKEVGGKFVSLEELLKESDVVTLHVPLIDATYHMINEERLKLMKPTAILINAARGAVIDTEALVKALGEGWIAGAGLDVFEEEPLPEGHPLTKFDNVVLTPHIGASTVEAQMRAGVQVAEQIVEILKK
- a CDS encoding TIGR00153 family protein → MPIFGGKESGVFDTIEKHLEVVNESLVAFRELMVAYLDGDLERAKAFEREVDQLESKADKLRRSIETMLYEGAFLPANRGDYVRLSELVDQVADAAESAAHTLILAKPKVPLELKDELMKLVDSAIETYKVLVEAVNALNSDVDRAIELAKVVEDAEEKADEVEYDIKGKVFESETVTTYAKLVWNQILTKIGDIADRAEDTSDQVMLMAIKRRG